AACCAGCCTGCCGTTCCTCGCCACCGTCGGCTCCACCAGCCCCTACATCGGACTGTTCGGTACCGTGTGGGGCATCATGAACTCCTTCCGCGGCCTGGCCCAGGTGCAGCAGGCGACCCTGGCCACCGTGGCGCCGGGCATCGCCGAGGCGCTGATCGCCACCGCCATCGGCCTGTTCGCCGCCATTCCGGCGGTGATCGCCTACAACCGCTTCTCGGCGCAAGGCGATCGCCTGATTGGCCGTTACTACACCTTTGCCGACGAGTTCCAGGCGATCCTGCACCGCAAAGTGCACACCAGCGAGGACTGAGGCTCAGCCCATGGCCAGAATTCGCAACAGACGCAAGCCGGTCGCCGAGATGAACGTCGTGCCTTATATCGACGTGATGCTGGTGCTGCTGGTGATCTTCATGGTGACCGCGCCCATGCTCAACCAGGGCGTCAAGGTCGACCTGCCCAAGGTTTCCAGCGAGGCCCTGCCGCAGGACAACAATGCCCGTGTGCTGACCATCTCGATCAAGGCCGACAAGACCTACTATTGGAACATGGGCGAGGAAGTCGACCCGGACCAGGGCAAGGCCAGTGAGACCGCCACCGCGCTGCCGGCGCTGGTACAGACGGTGAGCGCGATCATGAACCAGAACGCCGCCCAGGGTAAGAAAGTTCAGGTCTTCGTGCGCGGCGACAAGTCGGTCGACTACGGCTCGGTCATGGCTGTCATGGGCGGTCTGCAGGAAGCCGGCGTGGGCAACGTCGGGCTGATCACCGAGGCGCCCTGATGCAGCAGAAGAGCGTGCGCTCCTCGTCGGAAAGCTATTTCTGGCCAACGGTCTGGGCCGTGGCCATTCACGTCCTGCTGTTCGCCATGCTGTTCGTCAGCTTCCACTTCGCCCCGGAGCTGCCGCCGGCCAGGCCGATCGTGCAGGCGACCCTGTACCAGCTGAAGTCGCAGAGCCAGGCGACCACCCAGACCAATCAGAAGATCGCCGGCGAGGCGCAGAAGACCAAGGCGCGCCAGTACGAGGTGGAGCAGCTGGAGACCAAGAAGGAAGAACAGCAGAAGCAGGAAGCGGCGGAACAAAAGAAGGTCGCGGTGGCCAAACAGGCTGAGGCGAAGAAGCAGGCCGAAGCGAAGAAGGCCGAAGAAGCGAAGAAGGCGGCCGAACAGAAGAGGCTGGCCGAGATCGCCAAGAAGAAGTCTGAGGAAGAGAAGAAGAAAGCTGCCGCCGAGGAGGCGCGCAAGAAAGCGGCCGAGCAGGCGAAGAAAAAGGCTGCGGAGGAGGCCAAGAAGAAGGCCGCCGCCGAGGCTGCGAAGAAGAAGGCCCAGGAAGCCGCGCGCAAGGCCGCCGAGGACAAGAAGGCGCAGGCCCTGGCCGAGTTGCTGGGGGATACCACCGAGCGCCAGCAGGCGCTGGCCGATGAGGTGGGCGATCAGGTGGCGGGCAGTCTCGATGACCTGATCATCAAGCTGGTCAGCGAGCAGTGGCAGCGTCCGCCGTCGGCGCGCAACGGCATGAGTGTCGAGGTGCTGATCCAGATGCTGCCCGATGGCACCATCGTCAATGCCTCGATCACCCGCTCCAGCGGCGATGCGCCTTTCGACAGCTCGGCGGTGGCGGCCGTGAAGAACGTCGTGCGTATTCCGGAAATGCAGCAAGTCGATAGTGCCACCTTTAATGCCATGTACCGTCAGCGGCGGATGATTTTCAAACCGGAGGACTTGTCTCTGTGAACAGCTTGATTCGTATGGCCCTGCTTGGGCTGGCCTTGCTGGCCGGTGCCGTGCAGGCAGCGGACCCCTTGGTGGTCTCGACCGGCAGTGACCGCGCCATTCCCATCGCCGTGGTGCCTTTCGGCTGGCAGGGCGGCACCGTGCTGCCCGAGGACCTGGCCACCGTTATCGGCAACGACCTGCGCAACAGCGGCATGTACGAGCCGATCCCGCGGCAGAACATGATCAGCCTGCCGACCTCGGCGGCCGAGATCATCTACCGCGACTGGCAGGCCCTGGGCGCCCAGTATGTGATGGTCGGCAGCATCGTACCGAACGGTGCGCGCCTGCAGGTGCAGTTCGCCCTGTTCAACGTGGCGACCCAGCAGCAGGTGGTGGCCGGCACCGTCGGTGGCACCACCGACCAGCTGCGCGACATGGCCCACCATATCGCCGACCAGGCCTTCGAGAAGCTCACCGGCATCAAGGGCGCCTTCTCCACCAAGATGCTTTACGTCACCGCCGAGCGTTTTGGTGTCAACAACACCCGCTACACCCTGCAGCGCTCCGACTACGACGGCGCCCGTGGCGTGACCCTGCTGCAGTCGCGCGAACCGATCCTGTCGCCGCGCTACGCGCCGGATGGCCGCCGCATCGCCTACGTGTCCTTCGAGCAGCGCCGTCCGCGCATCTTCCTGCAGCACATCGATACCGGTCGCCGCGAGCAGCTGACCAACTTCGAGGGCCTCAACGGCGCGCCGGCCTTCTCGCCGGATGGCAATCGCCTGGCCTTCGTGCTGTCCAAGGACGGCAACCCGGAGATCTATGTGATGGACCTGGGCAGTCGCCAGATCCAGCGCGTGACCAACTCCGGCTCGATCGAGACCGAGCCGTTCTGGGGCAAGGACGGGCAGACCCTGTACTTCACCAGCGACCGCGCCGGCAAGCCGCAGATCTACAAGCAGAGCATCTACGGCGGTGCCGCCCAGCGCGTGACCTTTACCGGCAACTACAATGCCAACCCGAAGCTGTCGGCCGACGAGAAGACCCTGGTGATGATCCATCGCCAGGACGGGTTCACCAATTTCAAGGTGGCCGCCCAGGACCTGGTGACCAGCCGCCTGCGCATTCTCTCCGAGACCAGTCTGGACGACTCGCCCACTGTTGCGCCCAATGGCACCATGCTAATCTACGC
This DNA window, taken from Pseudomonas alcaligenes, encodes the following:
- the tolR gene encoding protein TolR, encoding MARIRNRRKPVAEMNVVPYIDVMLVLLVIFMVTAPMLNQGVKVDLPKVSSEALPQDNNARVLTISIKADKTYYWNMGEEVDPDQGKASETATALPALVQTVSAIMNQNAAQGKKVQVFVRGDKSVDYGSVMAVMGGLQEAGVGNVGLITEAP
- the tolA gene encoding cell envelope integrity protein TolA; its protein translation is MQQKSVRSSSESYFWPTVWAVAIHVLLFAMLFVSFHFAPELPPARPIVQATLYQLKSQSQATTQTNQKIAGEAQKTKARQYEVEQLETKKEEQQKQEAAEQKKVAVAKQAEAKKQAEAKKAEEAKKAAEQKRLAEIAKKKSEEEKKKAAAEEARKKAAEQAKKKAAEEAKKKAAAEAAKKKAQEAARKAAEDKKAQALAELLGDTTERQQALADEVGDQVAGSLDDLIIKLVSEQWQRPPSARNGMSVEVLIQMLPDGTIVNASITRSSGDAPFDSSAVAAVKNVVRIPEMQQVDSATFNAMYRQRRMIFKPEDLSL
- the tolB gene encoding Tol-Pal system beta propeller repeat protein TolB, producing MNSLIRMALLGLALLAGAVQAADPLVVSTGSDRAIPIAVVPFGWQGGTVLPEDLATVIGNDLRNSGMYEPIPRQNMISLPTSAAEIIYRDWQALGAQYVMVGSIVPNGARLQVQFALFNVATQQQVVAGTVGGTTDQLRDMAHHIADQAFEKLTGIKGAFSTKMLYVTAERFGVNNTRYTLQRSDYDGARGVTLLQSREPILSPRYAPDGRRIAYVSFEQRRPRIFLQHIDTGRREQLTNFEGLNGAPAFSPDGNRLAFVLSKDGNPEIYVMDLGSRQIQRVTNSGSIETEPFWGKDGQTLYFTSDRAGKPQIYKQSIYGGAAQRVTFTGNYNANPKLSADEKTLVMIHRQDGFTNFKVAAQDLVTSRLRILSETSLDDSPTVAPNGTMLIYATRQQGRGVLMLVSINGRVRLPIPTAQGDVREPSWSPYLN